TGGCGTTGCTCAATGACTTCCCGATCATGATGATTGCCTACGACAATGCCGAGGTTGCCGAACACCCGGTGCGATGGAATATGGGTAATACCCTGAGCATGGCGTCCCTTTTGGGGGTTATCGGCGTGACATCATCCTTTGCCTTGCTTTGGGTGTCGGAAACATGGCTGCATCTGCCACCGGAAGAAGTCCAGACACTGGTGTTCCTCAAACTTCTGGTGGCGGGGCATCTGACGATTTATCTGACCCGGCACAAAGGGTTCTTCTGGCAAAAACCCTATCCTAGCATGAAGCTGTTTCTTGCAACCGAGATTACCCAGATCATTGGCACGCTGGCGGCTGTCTATGGCTGGTTTGTGCCAGCGATTGGCTGGTATCACGCGTTGGTGGTTTGGGGATATGCGCTGTGCTGGTTTGTGGTGGCGGGCTGTATCAAGGTATGGGTCTTTCGGCTTTTAACCCATCGCCATCATAGTCATCACAGCCATCTGGCCCGGGTTGAAGGATCGCTTCATCGCCTCCGATAAGATCGGAACATCCACAAACAAAAAGCCGAACCATTTGTTAGGCCCGGCTTTGGGTGTTCGGATTCAAGGTGCCTATTCTGCTGCGATATCGCAATGTTCGTCGGGCATATCGGCGAAGGCATCGCGAAGTGCGTTCGACCAGGCGTCAGACAGTGCGCGGAAGCCCCTGTCCTCGGCCTCGATCCGGCGGATTTCGGAAAATTTGCAAGCGTCATCTGGCAAAACAGCCAGATCAAGCGGCATACCAACTGACAGGTTGGAGCGCAGCGTTGAATCCATCGACAACAATACCGCCTTCACCCCGTCCTGGATCGGCGTATCGGGCGTGATCACACGATCAAGGATCGGCTTGCCGTATTTGTGTTCGCCAATCTGAAGGTATGGCGTATCGGATGTGGCCTCGATGAAATTACCCGCGGCGTAAACTAGAAACAAACGTTGATCACCGCCCTTGCGCTGACCGCCAATCATGATCGACGCAGCGCTGCTTTCATGATGCTGTTCAAGAGTGTCGTGGTATTTCAGCTGCACTTTCTGCATGGCTTCGCCAACCAGTTCGGCGACGCGGAACATGCTTGGTGCGCTCAGGATGCAGTTGCCCGGCTCGGTTTCGGGATCGTCGATGGCCTCATGCAAGGTGCTC
Above is a window of Thalassospira sp. ER-Se-21-Dark DNA encoding:
- a CDS encoding proteasome-type protease, producing the protein MTYCVGLMLNEGLVFLSDTRTNAGLDNISRYRKMFTWEVPGERAIVALSAGNLAITQAVMSTLHEAIDDPETEPGNCILSAPSMFRVAELVGEAMQKVQLKYHDTLEQHHESSAASIMIGGQRKGGDQRLFLVYAAGNFIEATSDTPYLQIGEHKYGKPILDRVITPDTPIQDGVKAVLLSMDSTLRSNLSVGMPLDLAVLPDDACKFSEIRRIEAEDRGFRALSDAWSNALRDAFADMPDEHCDIAAE